A genomic window from Centroberyx gerrardi isolate f3 chromosome 14, fCenGer3.hap1.cur.20231027, whole genome shotgun sequence includes:
- the tnnc1a gene encoding troponin C type 1a (slow) gives MNDIYKAAVEQLTDEQKNEFRAAFDIFVQDAEDGCISTKELGKVMRMLGQNPTPEELQEMIDEVDEDGSGTVDFDEFLVMMVRCMKDDSKGKTEEELAELFRMFDKNADGYIDLDELKVMLESTGEAITEDDIEELMKDGDKNNDGKIDYDEFLEFMKGVE, from the exons ATGAACGACATCTACAAGGCAGCG GTTGAGCAGCTGACAGATGAACAGAAAAATG AGTTCCGGGCCGCCTTTGACATCTTCGTACAGGATGCAGAGGACGGCTGCATCAGCACCAAGGAGCTGGGGAAGGTGATGAGGATGCTGGGCCAGAACCCTACaccagaggagctgcaggagatgATCGACGAGGTGGATGAAGACG GGAGTGGGACGGTGGACTTCGACGAGTTCCTGGTCATGATGGTGAGGTGCATGAAGGATGACAGCaaagggaagacagaggaagagctggCAGAGCTGTTCCGCATGTTTGACAA GAACGCAGATGGTTACATCGACCTGGATGAGCTGAAAGTGATGCTGGAATCTACAGGAGAAGCAATTACCGAGGATGACATCGAGGAGCTGATGAAGGACGGGGACAAGAACAACGACGGCAAAATTGACTATGACG AGTTCTTGGAGTTCATGAAAGGAGTGGAGTAA
- the LOC139931138 gene encoding dual specificity protein phosphatase 7-like, which translates to MSYVTPSKSVEWLQLELESGGTSLLLLDCRSHELYESSHIETAINLAIPGLMLRRFKKGNIPIRTIISNHEDKEKFIRRCKTDTVVLYDECTVDWQETGAPASVLGLLLQKLWEDGCKAYYLEGGFVKFQTEYPEHCETLLDSSCPSSSPPLSVLGFGNLRISSDCSDGESDREPSSATESEESPIPSNQPAFPVQILPYLYLGCAKDSTNLDVLGQYNIKYILNVTPNLPNMFEHDGHFRYKQIPISDHWSQNLSQFFPEAISFIDEARSKQCGILVHCLAGISRSVTVTVAYLMQRLNLSLNDAYDFVKRKKSNISPNFNFMGQLLDFERTLGLHSPCDNRSTSEEQLFFTTPTNHNVFQLDTLEST; encoded by the exons ATGTCTTATGTGACGCCGAGCAAAAGCGTAGAATGGCTGCAACTCGAGTTAGAGTCCGGAGGCACTTCTCTGCTCCTGCTGGACTGCCGCTCACACGAGCTTTATGAATCATCCCACATAGAGACGGCCATAAACCTGGCCATACCGGGACTGATGCTCCGGAGGTTCAAGAAGGGAAACATACCCATCCGGACCATCATCTCCAACCACGAGGATAAGGAGAAGTTCATCAGACGGTGCAAGACTGACACGGTCGTGCTGTATGATGAGTGCACCGTGGACTGGCAAGAGACCGGGGCTCCCGCCTCGGTTCTGGGACTACTTCTTCAGAAACTATGGGAAGACGGGTGTAAGGCGTATTACCTGGAAG GGGGATTTGTAAAGTTCCAGACAGAGTACCCAGAACACTGTGAGACTCTCCTGGACAGCTCCTGTCCCagctcctctccccctctgtccgtCCTGGGCTTCGGAAACCTCCGGATCAGCTCAGATTGCTCTGACGGGGAATCGGACCGAGAGCCAAGCAGTGCCACAGAATCCGAGGAGAGCCCTATCCCCAGCAACCAGCCCGCCTTCCCCGTCCAGATCCTTCCCTACCTTTACCTGGGCTGCGCCAAAGACTCCACTAATCTAGACGTGCTAGGCCAATACAACATCAAGTACATCCTGAACGTCACACCCAACCTTCCCAACATGTTTGAACACGACGGCCACTTCAGGTACAAACAGATCCCCATTTCGGACCACTGGAGTCAGAACCTGTCCCAGTTCTTCCCAGAGGCCATATCATTTATTG ATGAGGCTCGGTCTAAGCAGTGCGGGATCCTGGTCCACTGCCTGGCCGGCATCAGTCGCTCGGTCACGGTCACCGTGGCCTACCTGATGCAGAGGCTCAACCTGTCCCTCAACGATGCTTATGACTTTGTCAAGAGGAAGAAGTCCAACATTTCCCCGAACTTCAACTTCATGGGCCAGCTCCTGGACTTTGAGAGGACGCTGGGGTTGCACAGTCCCTGCGACAACCGCTCCACCAGCGAGGAGCAGCTCTTTTTCACCACGCCGACCAATCACAACGTCTTCCAGTTGGACACGCTGGAGTCGACATGA
- the LOC139931144 gene encoding 5-aminolevulinate synthase, non-specific, mitochondrial-like produces MDTVIRRCPFLTVVPNVFLQLAGKSSLVGYAQKCPVMMDLACRPLSRALASSASASKGTPTNEDPRHSVKRPPGHPSPPAGQALGSKCPFLAAEMVQKNNSVVREASLELQEDVQEMNSFRTKKTDVGSSVVDLIEVDKANTGALKNLLKPQPSKVSHLLQDNLPKVFTFQYDNFFEQKIDSKKKDHTYRVFKTVNRRAPTFPMADDYSESLRAKRDVSVWCSNDYLGMSRHPRVTQSIMETLRKHGAGAGGTRNISGTSKFHVDLEHELADLHEKDAALLFTSCFVANDSTLFTLAKMLPGCEIYSDAGNHASMIQGIRNSGVKKFIFRHNDANHLQELLEKSDPSTPKIVAFETVHSMDGAVCPLEEMCDIAHKFGAITFVDEVHAVGLYGPRGGGIGDRDRVMHKMDIISGTLGKAFGCVGGYIASTNALVDTVRSYAAGFIFTTSLPPMLLAGARESIKVLKSKEGRMLRRKHQRNVKLLRQMLMDSGLPVVHCPSHIIPVRVADAEKNTEVCDIMMSRYNIYVQAINYPTVAKGEELLRIAPTPHHTPQMMNYFVDRLVKTWQEVGLELRPHSSAECNFCQQPLHFELMSEREKSYFTGLSHMISATA; encoded by the exons ATGGACACAGTTATTCGCCGGTGTCCGTTCCTGACGGTGGTGCCCAATGTGTTCCTGCAGCTGGCTGGGAAGTCGTCCCTGGTGGGTTATGCCCAGAAGTGTCCGGTGATGATGGACCTGGCCTGCAGACCTCTGTCCAGAGCCCTCGCCTCTTCAGCCTCCGCGTCTAAAGGCACTCCAACAAATGAGG ATCCAAGGCATTCTGTCAAGCGGCCCCCAGGTCACCCCTCGCCCCCTGCTGGCCAGGCGCTGGGCTCCAAGTGTCCTTTCCTGGCTGCGGAGATggtgcagaaaaacaacagcgTGGTGCGGGAGGCCAgcctggagctgcaggaggatGTCCAGGAGATGAACTCTTTCCGCACAA AGAAAACGGATGTGGGTTCATCGGTGGTGGATCTTATTGAGGTGGACAAGGCCAACACAGGCGCTCTGAAAAACCTTTTAAAACCCCAACCTTCCAAAGTGTCTCACCTACTGCAGGACAATCTGCCTAAAG TTTTCACCTTCCAGTACGACAACTTTTTTGAGCAGAAGATtgacagcaagaagaaggatCACACATACAGGGTATTTAAGACGGTGAACAGGCGCGCCCCCACCTTCCCCATGGCAGACGACTACTCCGAGTCTCTGCGTGCGAAGAGAGACGTGTCTGTGTGGTGCAGCAATGACTACCTGGGCATGAGCCGCCACCCCAGAGTCACCCAGTCAATCAT GGAGACTTTACGAAAGCATGGTGCTGGTGCAGGAGGCACGCGGAACATTTCGGGCACAAGCAAATTCCACGTGGATCTGGAACATGAGCTGGCTGACCTGCACGAAAAGGACGCCGCTCTTCTCTTCACTTCCTGCTTTGTAGCCAATGACTCCACGTTGTTTACTCTGGCCAAAATGCTACCAG GTTGTGAAATCTATTCTGATGCTGGCAACCACGCCTCAATGATTCAGGGAATAAGGAACAGTGGGGTGAAGAAGTTTATCTTCCGTCACAATGATGCCAACCACCTACAAGAGCTGCTTGAGAAGTCAGACCCCTCCACTCCAAAGATCGTGGCCTTTGAGACAGTGCACTCAATGGATG GAGCTGTGTGCCCTCTGGAGGAGATGTGTGATATTGCCCACAAGTTCGGTGCTATTACCTTTGTGGATGAAGTGCATGCTGTGGGCCTGTACGGGCCGAGGGGAGGAGGGATCGGGGACAGGGACAGAGTCATGCACAAGATGGACATCATCTCCGGTACCCTCG GCAAGGCATTTGGCTGTGTGGGCGGCTACATCGCCAGCACCAACGCCCTGGTGGACACAGTGCGCTCCTATGCGGCGGGCTTCATCTTCACCACTTCCCTGCCCCCCATGCTGCTGGCGGGGGCAAGGGAGTCCATCAAGGTCCTGAAAAGCAAGGAGGGCCGGATGCTCAGGAGGAAACACCAGAGGAACGTCAAGCTGCTCCGTCAGATGCTGATGGACTCGGGCCTCCCAGTGGTCCACTGCCCAAGCCACATTATTCCTGTCCGG GTGGCAGATGCAGAGAAGAACACAGAGGTTTGTGACATCATGATGTCCCGTTACAACATCTACGTCCAGGCAATCAACTATCCCACAGTGGCGAAGGGAGAGGAACTGCTGCGCATCGCCCCCACACCGCACCACACTCCCCAGATGATGAACTACTTCGTCG ACCGGCTGGTGAAGACGTGGCAGGAGGTGGGTCTGGAGCTGAGGCCGCACTCCTCAGCAGAGTGTAACTTCTGCCAGCAGCCTCTCCACTTCGAGCTGATGAGCGAGAGGGAGAAGTCCTACTTCACAGGCCTTAGTCACATGATATCAGCAACAGCCTGA
- the spo11 gene encoding meiotic recombination protein SPO11 — translation MESSLSDQFAEIDKLRAQLLGKVEIMADCQHVEEEIGSQEVLTRIENVILGVVTSLSKDEAPVLVLHNRSSWANISFDSAIGLQLSSESAVTTVRSDCPSSVTKFAHILKILSVIYKLVQSNSYATKRDIYYNDTQLFGSQRNVDCIVDDISCMLKVPRRTLHVLATCKGLISGDLCYLEEDGTRVDCHSSSIAVPVSSNVVGIKNIVSSAKFVLIVEKDATFQRLLDDDFCTKLSPCIMITGKGVPDVNSRLMVRKLWDTLHIPVFALVDADPHGIEIMCIYKYGSVSMSFEAHSLTVPSVMWLGLLPSDLRRLRVPEDALIPLTQRDESKLNSLLRRPYVTSQPDWQREMELMQQSKVKAEIQSLTAIAPDFLTSIYLPNKLRYGGWV, via the exons ATGGAATCCAGTCTGTCAGATCAGTTTGCTGAAATTGATAAACTCCGGGCTCAACTGTTGGGAAAAGTAGAAATCATGGCTGACTGTCAGCATGTTGAAGAGGAAATCGGGAG CCAGGAAGTTTTGACCCGAATTGAAAACGTAATCCTAGGAGTAGTAACCAGTCTGTCCAAAGATGAAGCCCCGGTCCTGGTGCTGCACAACAGATCCAGCTGGGCAAATATCAG TTTTGACAGTGCCATCGGGCTTCAATTGAGCTCGGAAAGCGCCGTCACCACAGTCCGCAGCGACTGTCCCTCGTCTGTCACTAAATTTG CGCACATTCTCAAGATTCTCTCTGTCATCTACAAACTGGTGCAGAGCAACTCATACGCTACAAAAAG GGACATATATTACAACGACACACAGCTGTTTGGTTCACAGAGAAATGTTGATTGTATAGTGGATGATATATCCTGCATGCTAAAAGTTCCTCGCAGGACACTACAtgtg TTGGCCACCTGCAAGGGATTGATCTCAGGTGATCTGTGTTACTTGGAAGAAGACGGCACGAGGGTCGACTGCCACTCCAGCTCGATT gcTGTTCCGGTTTCATCAAATGTCGTTGGAATCAAAA ATATTGTATCATCTGCAAAATTTGTACTCATAGTGGAGAAGGACGCAACATTCCAGAGACTGCTGGACGATGACTTCTGCACAAAACTCTCTCCTTGCATCATGATCACA gGTAAAGGCGTCCCAGATGTGAACAGCAGGTTGATGGTGAGGAAGCTTTGGGACACGCTGCACATCCCCGTCTTCGCTCTGGTGGATGCTGACCCTCATG GCATTGAGATCATGTGTATCTACAAGTACGGATCAGTG TCCATGTCGTTTGAGGCCCACAGTCTGACCGTCCCCAGCGTTATGTGGCTAGGCCTCCTCCCCTCCGACCTCCGGAG GTTGAGGGTTCCTGAGGATGCTCTGATCCCCCTCACCCAGAGAGATGAGAGCAAACTCAACAGCCTCCTCAGAAGACCCTACGTCACCAGCCAGccagactggcagagagag ATGGAACTGATGCAGCAGAGTAAGGTCAAGGCTGAGATTCAGTCGCTGACGGCCATAGCCCCGGATTTCCTCACCAGCATCTACCTGCCCAACAAGCTGCGCTATGGGGGCTGGGTATGA